The Lacticaseibacillus rhamnosus DNA window ACGACGACTAAAAAAACAACGACACGTAAAACTACTAAAAAATAGCCTTTTAGCGAATAGTGATCCTGAGCTTGATGACTAGTTTTTCGTTATTGCTGTCAGAATTAAGTTACTGAAAAAAGGTAGGCCCGTTGCACTTCAAAAGGTGTGACGGGTTTTTCGCGTGCCAAAAACGCATGCAGTGAATGAAACACTATAAGCAAGCAAGACAGGCAAAAACTATCAAGGACATATAAATTAAACAATGGCGCAAAAGTTGCGCTTTTATAAATGCAAAAGGAAACGTTTGCAGAAGCTGAATAGTGGTCTAGACTCGTATAAGTGGAGAGGGGGAACGGCAATTTGAAAGATAAAAAGCTGCTTATTTTAGAATTCCTGTTACAGCATGGCACCGTTCATTACGATCAAATTGCCGCTGCAACCGGACTTTCCGAGCGGACAATTGGCAATTACCTGAATCGGTTAGACGGGGAATTACGACCGTATAATGTCAAACTGGTGCGCAAGCGTAATGTCGGCATACGTTTAGACGGACCGGCCGATCAAAAAGCCCACTTATTGCGGAGCGTTCACGGGCAGGAGGGCTTTGCCTCTCAAAGTGCAAGAGTGCATTATCTGATGATTAAATTATTGCTGACGACGCGACCATGTACACTTAGCAAATTAGCGGATGATTTATTTGTAAGCCGCCGGACGATTGATAACGATTTTAAGGTGGTGAAACAAATATTTGCGCAGAATCAGGTGACGGTTCACACAAGTCGTCGCGGCATTCAGGTGACGGCGTCTGAAGCCAACCGGCGGCATATGTTAGCTAAATTGTTACGGCAATATTGGGGTGAAAGTCTTTATATCGCGAAACAAAAAGACGGAGAAGTCGTTCAGCAAATTCAGTTGCCGCATTATCTGAATCATTTAGTGAACCCGGCAACGACCAAAGCGGTTATGCAAAGCCTTACTGAGTTTTTAAAGCAATCAAGCCTTATCTTTTCCGATTATGCGCTGCAGTCCTTAGCCATTCATCTCATTATCGCCTGTGAACGGCCTAAAAAGGAACAGCCGACCGCGATTCATTTAACGCCGATGCTTCCGGAAACGAAGCAATTGCTGGCCTTAGTCAGTAAGTACGTTCACCAGACGCTAGACGCAGCCAATGCCCAACAGATCAATGCCCATATCGCGGCGCTTGTGGATCGACAAGTGAGCGGGGCACCTGCTGCCAGCATTGAAGATCAGACAACGCCGGAACTTAGAAGACAAATCGCAAGCTGGCTCACCCAAATATCACCGGATAAACGCTTGCTGGAAGACTTAAGCGTCCATCTTAGCGGGGCACTGGTGCGAGTCGCCCATGGTATGTCCATTCCCAATCCCTATACGGAAGAAATAAAGCGGAACTTCCCGATGGCATTTGATGCCGCTGCTCAATTAAGCATGACGGTCGCTAAACATTATCATGTCCAGCTCAATGACGATGAATCAGGCTTTTTGGCGTTACATTTTGAGTCCTTTTTTGAACGGCAACAAGTCGCTGATCGCATTTCGACGGTCGTTGTCTGCTCTAGCGGTGTCGGAACCAGTCGTTTATTAGCGCAACGGCTTGAAGAACGATTTCGCGAGAAGTTAGTGATTACCCGCACCATCGGCTTGGCTGAACTGATGCGTCATGCGATCCCTGAATCACTCATTATTAGCACGGTGCCAATTCAGGGAATGCGGCAGCCGGTCGTCACGGTTAACCCATTGCTGTTGCAGCACGATGTTGAAAAAGTCTCCCAACAAGCTGATCGCTTTCGTTTCGGAACAGAAGGTGATGCCTTTCTCGGTTTGCTTGAGCCGGCTTTGATTGTCCCCAACTTACCGAGTACGGATCGGGAAACGGCTCTAAGTACACTGATCCAGCGGTTAACCCAAGCCGGTGTCTTTGAGGACGCATCCTTACCGCTTAAACTTGCCGAAGATCGTGAAAAGTTGGCGACGACCGCCATGGGCCTAGTTGCGATGCCGCATATCTCCCCCGAAATGGTCAGGCGCCCTGCCATCGCCCTTGGCTTAGCTCCGGAT harbors:
- a CDS encoding BglG family transcription antiterminator, producing MKDKKLLILEFLLQHGTVHYDQIAAATGLSERTIGNYLNRLDGELRPYNVKLVRKRNVGIRLDGPADQKAHLLRSVHGQEGFASQSARVHYLMIKLLLTTRPCTLSKLADDLFVSRRTIDNDFKVVKQIFAQNQVTVHTSRRGIQVTASEANRRHMLAKLLRQYWGESLYIAKQKDGEVVQQIQLPHYLNHLVNPATTKAVMQSLTEFLKQSSLIFSDYALQSLAIHLIIACERPKKEQPTAIHLTPMLPETKQLLALVSKYVHQTLDAANAQQINAHIAALVDRQVSGAPAASIEDQTTPELRRQIASWLTQISPDKRLLEDLSVHLSGALVRVAHGMSIPNPYTEEIKRNFPMAFDAAAQLSMTVAKHYHVQLNDDESGFLALHFESFFERQQVADRISTVVVCSSGVGTSRLLAQRLEERFREKLVITRTIGLAELMRHAIPESLIISTVPIQGMRQPVVTVNPLLLQHDVEKVSQQADRFRFGTEGDAFLGLLEPALIVPNLPSTDRETALSTLIQRLTQAGVFEDASLPLKLAEDREKLATTAMGLVAMPHISPEMVRRPAIALGLAPDGLDWAGQKVKVIFFLAVTATVPGDQRGIYQVINRLIDDQRFCEVLAQSQSTTEAVKALAEYIHKELIEDE